From the Deinococcus radiophilus genome, one window contains:
- the secD gene encoding protein translocase subunit SecD has translation MTFNNPNQRQRRTRRAAPPSGRPNIWTGLLLLLTFITALAFIWRPWQHPDTPTQLYNKDFQAVTLGLDLRGGLRIELEPTTDNYTRDDLDRVKTIVENRVNALGVAEPTVTVSSNDRVIVEAPGATPEIQQQVRDVIGQTARLEFRIVKPDATVDSDLAAAEPNTQGYTLDDLGPAEATGEVIADARATTDPTSGRWVVAFTNTEEGAKQFGEFTGRNIGKQMAIVLDDQIMSAPTIQSQLFRDVQITGDFDAARAGNLALVLESGSLPIGVQTAAERSIGPSLGADAIDNGMKAGLIGLAAVFVLLFVYYGFWLGLVGALGLIFSAALLMGLLGGFGSTLTLPGIAGLVLTIGAAVDGNVISFERFKEELRRGKGPRQAVAKAYEHSTLTILDVNATHLISAFALYQFSNGPVRGFAVTVIAGTVAMTISNLIFAKWLMQWLSSRFPHLSAPQWFAEPRINFLKPAAMITGLSTLLALGGIGYIATQGLNYGVDFTSGTTITARFADDVTPESIREQVVAAGAPQINPQNTVIQQEIVPDITGSQYSIKVPELTAAQTSAVGQQLGSLGGEVQGSETVGPTVGAELTRNTIYAMLLGLSGILIYVWFRFDLVMGVGSILATIHDVAIAVGIYALMGLEFNISTVAAILTLIGYSLNDSIIISDRIRENLRTMRGTSYADIVNASINQTLSRTLMTSLSTMLPLIALLIWGGPVLRDFSLLLLLGIIVGTYSSIYIVAPLVVWWNGRRPVSPPSQPETAM, from the coding sequence TTGACGTTCAACAACCCCAATCAGCGCCAGCGCCGCACGCGCCGTGCCGCCCCTCCCAGCGGGCGCCCCAACATCTGGACCGGCCTGCTGCTGCTGCTGACCTTTATCACGGCGCTGGCCTTTATCTGGCGCCCCTGGCAGCACCCCGACACGCCCACCCAGCTATACAACAAAGACTTTCAGGCCGTGACCCTGGGCCTGGACCTGCGCGGTGGTCTGCGCATCGAGCTGGAACCGACCACCGACAATTACACCCGCGACGACCTGGACCGGGTCAAGACCATCGTGGAAAACCGTGTGAACGCCCTTGGCGTGGCCGAGCCGACCGTCACGGTCAGCAGCAACGACCGCGTGATCGTGGAAGCCCCCGGGGCCACCCCCGAAATCCAGCAGCAGGTCCGCGACGTGATCGGGCAGACCGCCCGCCTGGAATTCCGGATCGTGAAGCCGGATGCCACCGTGGATTCGGACCTGGCCGCCGCTGAGCCGAACACCCAGGGTTATACGCTGGACGACCTCGGCCCGGCGGAGGCCACTGGCGAAGTGATTGCCGATGCCCGCGCCACCACCGACCCCACTTCAGGGCGCTGGGTGGTGGCCTTTACCAACACCGAAGAAGGTGCCAAACAGTTTGGTGAATTCACGGGACGCAACATTGGCAAGCAGATGGCGATCGTGCTGGACGACCAGATCATGTCGGCCCCTACCATCCAGAGTCAGCTGTTCCGCGACGTACAGATCACGGGCGACTTTGACGCCGCGAGAGCGGGTAACCTGGCCCTGGTCCTCGAAAGCGGTTCGCTGCCGATTGGGGTTCAGACTGCCGCTGAGCGCTCTATCGGTCCCAGCCTGGGCGCGGATGCCATTGACAACGGTATGAAAGCTGGCTTGATCGGCCTGGCGGCTGTGTTTGTCCTGCTGTTCGTGTATTACGGCTTCTGGCTGGGCCTGGTCGGCGCACTGGGTCTGATCTTCTCGGCCGCGCTGCTGATGGGCCTGCTGGGCGGGTTTGGGTCCACACTGACCCTGCCAGGTATTGCCGGTCTGGTGCTGACTATCGGCGCTGCCGTGGACGGCAACGTGATTTCTTTCGAGCGCTTCAAGGAAGAACTGCGCCGGGGTAAAGGCCCTCGTCAGGCCGTCGCCAAAGCCTATGAGCACTCCACCCTGACCATTCTGGACGTAAACGCCACCCACCTAATCAGCGCCTTCGCGCTGTACCAGTTTTCTAACGGCCCGGTGCGCGGCTTCGCGGTGACGGTGATTGCCGGTACGGTCGCCATGACCATTTCCAACCTGATTTTCGCCAAGTGGCTGATGCAGTGGTTGAGCAGCCGCTTTCCTCACCTCAGCGCACCACAGTGGTTCGCTGAGCCGCGCATCAACTTCCTGAAGCCTGCGGCCATGATTACTGGCCTGAGCACCCTGCTGGCGCTGGGCGGCATCGGCTACATCGCCACTCAGGGCCTCAACTACGGGGTGGACTTTACCTCCGGCACGACCATCACGGCCCGCTTTGCCGACGACGTGACCCCCGAGAGCATCCGTGAGCAGGTGGTGGCCGCTGGCGCGCCGCAGATCAACCCCCAAAACACCGTGATCCAGCAGGAAATCGTGCCGGACATCACCGGCAGCCAGTACTCCATCAAGGTGCCGGAGCTGACGGCGGCCCAGACCAGCGCCGTAGGCCAGCAACTCGGGAGCCTGGGCGGCGAGGTGCAGGGGAGTGAAACCGTCGGGCCCACCGTGGGTGCGGAGCTAACCCGCAACACCATCTATGCCATGCTGCTGGGCCTGAGCGGCATCCTGATCTATGTGTGGTTCCGCTTTGACCTGGTGATGGGCGTCGGATCCATCCTGGCGACCATCCACGACGTGGCGATTGCCGTGGGCATCTACGCGCTGATGGGCCTGGAGTTCAACATTTCTACGGTGGCCGCGATCCTGACCCTCATCGGCTACTCGCTGAACGACTCGATCATCATCTCGGACCGTATCCGCGAGAACCTGCGGACCATGCGCGGCACTTCTTACGCCGACATCGTGAACGCCTCGATCAACCAGACGCTGTCGCGCACCTTGATGACTTCTCTGAGCACCATGCTGCCACTCATCGCCTTGCTGATCTGGGGCGGCCCGGTGCTGCGCGACTTTAGCTTGCTGCTGCTGCTCGGGATCATCGTCGGAACGTATTCCTCGATCTACATCGTGGCCCCGCTGGTGGTGTGGTGGAATGGCCGCCGCCCAGTCAGCCCGCCTTCCCAACCGGAGACGGCTATGTAA
- a CDS encoding protein kinase domain-containing protein, which produces MILLPGEQLMVKPLLLGERRGLRLQVGWWRGQRVLSKVLITDHEDCWGLFEREAAVAARLHHPQLPELLARSKRQLIFGWRDGLLLRTILSVPPPGGLDLCATLRLGLGILTGLEHLHGRGVVHQDLKPDNLLLSGWAAYEPLRPQQVILLDFDQSWAADLADVAPGVRMGTPHYMAPEQFSGVRGDPRSDLYSLGAVLYEALSGEPPYPQPLPWLLGQTAVRQDWPGPAPVVELLAALLDPHPAARPATAQAAAEWLRVVAKQLDLGLG; this is translated from the coding sequence ATGATCCTGCTGCCAGGGGAACAACTGATGGTGAAGCCTCTGCTGCTGGGAGAACGGCGAGGGCTGCGCCTGCAAGTAGGCTGGTGGCGTGGCCAACGGGTTCTAAGTAAGGTGCTGATCACCGATCACGAAGATTGCTGGGGCCTTTTTGAACGGGAAGCCGCGGTGGCGGCACGTCTTCATCACCCACAGCTTCCGGAGTTGCTGGCGCGCTCGAAGCGGCAGTTGATCTTCGGCTGGCGCGACGGCCTGCTCCTACGTACCATCCTCTCCGTGCCGCCGCCTGGCGGCTTGGACCTATGCGCTACCTTGCGGCTGGGCCTGGGCATTCTGACTGGACTGGAGCACCTGCACGGCAGAGGCGTGGTACATCAGGACCTCAAACCCGACAACCTACTGCTGAGTGGTTGGGCCGCCTATGAACCGCTTCGCCCACAGCAGGTCATCCTGCTGGACTTTGACCAGAGCTGGGCGGCCGACTTGGCAGATGTGGCCCCTGGAGTCCGGATGGGCACACCGCATTACATGGCCCCGGAACAATTCAGCGGAGTACGTGGCGACCCACGCAGCGACCTGTACAGCCTGGGCGCCGTGCTGTACGAGGCGCTGAGCGGCGAGCCGCCCTACCCCCAACCGCTGCCCTGGCTGCTGGGGCAAACTGCGGTGCGCCAGGACTGGCCAGGGCCGGCCCCCGTGGTGGAACTACTGGCCGCCCTGCTGGACCCACACCCAGCGGCACGTCCAGCCACGGCTCAGGCTGCCGCCGAATGGCTGCGCGTGGTGGCCAAGCAATTGGACCTGGGACTGGGATAA